One Apodemus sylvaticus chromosome 23, mApoSyl1.1, whole genome shotgun sequence genomic window carries:
- the Fbxo30 gene encoding F-box only protein 30: MEDEGQQHSHCVNCVSRRCMTRPEPGVSCDLIGCPLVCGAVFHSCKADEHRLLCPFERVACLNSNFGCPFTLARNKVAEHLEMCPASVVCCTMEWNRWPVSYSDRKSYESLSRDVDEVAQLDMALALQDQRMLLESLKVATMMSKATDKISEPREQISVKSSVQEIPRTNGLVSVDEESYGALYQATVETTRSLAAALDILNSATRDIGMLNTSLHATTNEMDENNKESFQDRNLKDQDHLDEGEIGAVGGVDNTGTSQNAQAEQNGSSDLLCDLNTSSYGTAALCNGFPLEKMCIQVKDQDRSFHGDSTESNITNGECVEADGTSEPSSSLLAGEQLREISPFSALPDSTFQHILMPDDDDEEDLCWKKVDLGDLKDVNGSPFSLAPSFKFLSNSWYIPKEDKAVDTSDLEVAEDPMGLQGIDLITAALLFCLGDSPGGRGISDSRMVDVYHVDFGTQTFSLPSAILATNTMVGEIASASACDHANPQLSNPSPFQTLGLDLVLECVARYQPKQRSMFTFVCGQLFRRKEFSSHFKNVHGDIHAGLNGWMEQRCPLAYYGCTYSQRRFCPSTQGAKIIHDRHLRSFGVQPCVSTVLEEPSRTCVLGLRSDHLSSLPFEVLQHIAGFLDGFSLCQLACVSRLMRDVCGSLLQSRGMVILQWGKKKYPEGNSSWQIKEKVWRFSTAFCSVNDWKFADILSMADHLKKCSYNVVEKREEAIPLPCMCVTRELTKEGRSLRSVLKPVL, encoded by the coding sequence ATGGAGGACGAGGGACAGCAGCACTCACACTGTGTGAACTGTGTCAGTAGACGGTGTATGACCAGACCGGAGCCTGGGGTTTCCTGTGACTTGATTGGCTGTCCACTGGTTTGTGGAGCAGTCTTCCATTCGTGTAAAGCTGACGAGCACCGACTCTTGTGCCCCTTTGAACGAGTAGCTTGCTTAAATAGTAACTTTGGATGTCCATTTACCCTGGCACGAAATAAAGTTGCTGAACATCTAGAAATGTGTCCTGCAAGTGTGGTGTGCTGTACTATGGAATGGAACCGATGGCCTGTTAGTTATTCAGACCGAAAATCATATGAAAGTCTAAGTAGAGATGTTGATGAAGTGGCACAATTAGACATGGCTTTGGCTCTTCAAGATCAGAGAATGCTTTTGGAATCTCTTAAAGTAGCCACCATGATGTCAAAAGCAACTGATAAAATATCTGAACCTAGAGAACAAATCTCAGTGAAATCAAGTGTTCAGGAAATACCACGTACTAACGGGTTGGTGTCCGTTGATGAAGAATCATATGGTGCACTTTATCAAGCTACTGTAGAAACAACCAGAAGTTTGGCTGCTGCTTTAGATATCCTAAATTCTGCCACAAGAGACATTGGCATGTTAAATACAAGTCTCCATGCTACCACAAATGAAATGGATGAGAACAACAAAGAAAGCTTCCAGGACAGAAACTTGAAAGACCAGGACCACCTTGATGAGGGTGAGATAGGGGCAGTAGGTGGAGTTGATAACACTGGCACAAGTCAGAATGCTCAGGCTGAACAAAATGGCTCAAGTGATTTATTATGCGACTTAAATACAAGTTCTTATGGTACTGCTGCTCTTTGTAATGGCTTTCCTTTGGAAAAGATGTGTATACAGGTCAAAGACCAGGATCGAAGTTTTCATGGTGATTCCACAGAAAGTAACATAACAAATGGAGAATGTGTGGAAGCGGATGGTACTTCAGAACCTTCCAGTTCACTTTTAGCAGGAGAACAGCTTAGGGAAATAAGTCCCTTCAGTGCTTTGCCAGATAGTACATTTCAGCATATCCTCATGCCAGATGACGATGATGAGGAGGACTTGTGTTGGAAAAAAGTAGACTTAGGGGACTTGAAGGATGTTAATGGTTCACCTTTCAGTCTTGCGCCTTCATTCAAGTTTCTTTCTAATTCATGGTATATACCAAAGGAAGACAAAGCAGTCGATACATCAGATTTAGAAGTTGCAGAAGATCCCATGGGCCTCCAAGGAATAGATCTAATTACGGCAGCATTACTCTTTTGTCTGGGAGATTCTCCAGGTGGGAGAGGTATATCTGATAGCCGCATGGTTGATGTTTATCACGTTGACTTTGGGACACAGACTTTTTCACTTCCATCTGCAATATTAGCTACAAATACAATGGTTGGAGAAATAGCTTCGGCTTCAGCTTGTGATCATGCCAATCCACAGCTTTCAAATCCAAGCCCTTTTCAGACACTTGGGCTGGACTTAGTTTTGGAATGTGTTGCTAGGTACCAACCTAAGCAGCGTTCAATGTTTACCTTTGTATGCGGACAGTTATTTAGAAGAAAAGAGTTTTCTTCCCATTTTAAGAACGTGCATGGTGACATTCACGCTGGACtcaatggatggatggagcaGAGGTGTCCTTTAGCTTATTATGGTTGTACCTATTCTCAGCGTAGATTTTGCCCATCAACACAAGGAGCAAAGATCATACATGACCGCCATTTAAGGTCATTTGGAGTTCAGCCATGTGTATCTACAGTGTTAGAAGAGCCTTCTAGAACCTGTGTGTTGGGATTGCGCAGTGACCATCTAAGTAGTCTCCCTTTTGAGGTACTCCAACATATTGCAGGCTTCCTTGATGGCTTCAGTTTATGCCAGCTTGCGTGTGTGTCCCGGCTAATGAGGGATGTTTGTGGCAGTTTACTTCAGTCTCGTGGAATGGTAATATTGCAGTGGGGGAAGAAAAAGTACCCGGAAGGAAATTCATCGTGGCAGATAAAAGAAAAG